The DNA region ACATTTAGTTCTGAATTACCATCCCTATGGGGGAACTGGTATTGTGACTCAGAGATTGGAAAATTACGAGCTGTTTTATTAAGAAGACCCGGGGGAGAGATTGAAACCGTAACAAAAGAGAATTTTTCAAGCTTTCGTTGGAAAGCCCCAATGAATGTAGAAAGAGCAAGAGCTGAACATGATCGTTTAGCAGATATCTATCGTGCACATGGTGTTGCCGTGCATTACGTGGAAGAAACAAGAATGGATCGCCCGAATTCACTTTTTATGAGAGACCAAGTTTTTATGACGCCTGAAGGTGCGATTATCTGTCGACTTGGGATTGCCGCACGACGTGGTGAGGAAAGATTTGCCGCAAAAGCATTAGGTGAAATTGGCGTCCCAATTATTAAAACAATCAATGGTGATGGCATTTTTGATGGTGCATGCGCAATGTGGGTAGACCGCGAAACGGTACTGATTGGCACAGGGGTGAGAGCCAATAAAAATGGTGTAGCTCAAGTGGAAGCTGAATTACGCAATCTTGGTGTGAAGTACATCGTCCCATTTGAGATTCCATATGGACATGCTCACCTTGATGGCTTAATCAATATCGCTGATCGTAAAATTGCTGCCCTTTTCCCTTGGCAAGTCCCATATGATGTGGTCAAGGTACTATTAGAACGTGACTTCACCATCATCGAAGCAACAAACACAGAGGAAATCAAAAATAATGCGTGTATAAACTTTGTTGCCCTAGAGCCTGGGAAGGTTGTAATGCCGGCAAATTGTCCCGAAATGAAAGGAAAATTAGAAGATAGCGGCGTTACGGTTGTTGAAGTAGATGTCACGGAAATCTTAAAGGGCTGGGGAGCAATCCACTGCATGACAGCTTTTTTACATAGAGATCCGGTAGGTACGATCTAATATGAAGGGTGGAAAATAATGATGAAAAAGTTGATCACGATTTTTTTAATAGCAATAGCCTTAATTGTTGCTGGTTGTTCAAAAAATACTTCTACGGAGGAAAAAGTACCGTCAACTCTTGATAATGTCCTAAAAAAGAAAACACTAGTTGTTGGAACAGCCCCAGGCTATTTCCCATTTGAGATGAAAGATTCAAAAGGTGAATTTATTGGTTACGACATGGATACAGCAAGAGCAATTGGTGAGGCACTTAAAGTAAAAGTTGAATTCAAACAATTCGGTTTTGATGGGCTAATACCTGCTCTTGGAACAGGAGAAATTGACATAATTCTTGCAGGAATGACTATCCGTGGTGACCGTGCACTTGCAGTTAGCTTTGCCAATCCTTACTTCGCTACAGGACAGGTTTTGATGGTACCAAAGGGTGACACAGCAACAAAGTCTTGGGAAGATCTTGATCAGCCAGGCAAAAAAATTGCTGTTTCTCTAGGTACTACTGGTGCATTATTAGCTAAACAAATCTTTAAAAATGCAGAAATTGCTGACTTTGAGGACTTCCCTGCTGCCTCCATGGCACTTGTACAAGGTCAAGCAGATGGAGTCATCTATGACGAGCCAGGTGTACGTTCTTATGAGGGTATGAATCCTGATAACGTTCGCGGCGTTTATGACCTAATTTCAAAAGAAAATTTAGGAATTGCTGTCCGTAAAAACGATCTAGAAACTGTTCAATGGTTAAACTCTTTCCTTGATTCGTATAAAGGAAGCCCAGCAGAATTAGAATCTTTCAGTAAATGGTTTGAAAATGTCGATTGGATGGACGAAGTAGAAGCAGAATAAGAAATTCTTTCTAGGGGGCTTAACGATGCAATATCAAACAGATTGGAGTGTTATTCCAAATAACCTGCCTCTTTTCCTAGAAGGAATGTGGCTAACGCTGGAAATTTCAGCGTTAGCTCTACTTTTTAGTATTCCAATAGGGATTTTAATAGGGTTATTGAGAATTTCACGAAATAAGTTGGTTTCTTTTTTAGCCACAGCATACGTGGAAATTATGAGAGGGGTTCCCCTTCTCGTGCTATTATTTTGGATATTCTTTGTTCTAAGTAATTTTTTGAGGCTTGGTCCATATTGGTCAGCAATACTTGGTCTCGCAACGTTTTCTGGTGCTTTTATTGCCGAAATTGTCAGAGCTGGAATACAATCTGTCCCTAAAGGACAAATGGAGGCAGCTCGTTCCTCAGGTATGACCTCTGCACAGGCAATGAGACTAATTATCTTACCACAAGCTTTTCGTAAGGTGTTACCGCCGATGGCTTCCCAATTTATCATATTAATTAAGGATTCATCACTCGTTTCCGTTATATCGGTAATCGATTTAACACTAATCTCAAAAAATTTAGTAGCAACCAGTTTCCGCTCGCTTGAGGTATGGACCTTCGTTGCCCTATTATACTTTATAATGACGTTTACCCTATCGCAAATCATTCGTTATTTCGAGAAAAAATACCAGGTTACAGAATAATACATTCTCCCTATTCATGAGATGTAAAAGGAGCGACATGTATGATCTCTATCAAAAATGTACAAAAATCATTTGGTGACCATAAAGTGTTGCAGGACATCAATTTAGAAATTAAACAATCGCAAATCTTTGCCCTCATTGGCCCCAGTGGCGCCGGTAAAAGCACACTAATCCGAGCCATTAATGCCTTAGAGCCTATCAATGATGGTGAAATTGTAGTTGATGGAATTCCGATTCATAACAAAAAAACAAATATTAATGCAGCAAGAACTGAAATTGGCTTTGTTTTTCAATCCTTTAACTTGTATCCGTTCTTAACAGCTTTGCAAAACGTGACGATTGCTCCTATTAATGTTAAAAAAATGAGCAAAGTCGAAGCAGAGAAAAAAGGGCAAGAATTACTCACTATGCTTGGTCTTGAAGCAAAAATGGATGCCTATCCAAATCAATTGTCTGGTGGTCAACAACAAAGGGTCGCGATTGCACGTGCCCTTGCCATGGATCCGAAGGTCATGCTCTTTGACGAACCAACATCTGCCCTTGATCCAGAAATGATCAAGGAAGTTCTGGACGCCATTCGTAAGCTGGCTAGTACTGGAATGACGATGATTGTAGTAACACATGAAATGGGATTTGCAAGGGAAATGTGCGATCAAATAGTCTTTATGGCCGAGGGAAAAATTGTTGAGGTCTCCCCACCTGAATTGTTTTTCACCAACCCTTCAACAGATCGTGCACAAGAGTTTCTTTCAAAAGTACTTAACCACTAATCCACTGGAGGTACATAATTATGGAAGTAAAAGTACAAGGAGAACGCTGGTTTCCAGCTGAAACAAGTTTTTCTGACGAGTTAAAAGATTTATGGGGAAATTGGTATTGTGACTCTGAAGTTGGCAGACTTAGGTCAGTGCTTATGCACCGACCAGGAATAGAAATTGAAGATATTACAGTGGAGAACTTTGCTGATTTTCGTTTTCGCGCACCTATGAATCCTGTGAGGGCACGCCGACAGCAGGACGCTCTTGCTGATATTTACCGTGCTCATGGCGTTCAGGTCCATTACGTAGAAGGTCAACGAGAAGATAAACCAAATGCGATGTTTATGAGAGATTTACTGTTCATGACTCCCGAAGGCGCAATTGTTTGTCGCCCTGCGATTACAGCAAGAAGAGGTGAGGAAAAAGCAGTGGCCCGAACCCTCTCCTCTCTAGGTGTACCCATCATTAAAACGATTAATGGTGACGGATTCTTTGAAGGGGCAAGTGCAATGTGGATTAACCGTGAAACGGTTGTGATTGGGACAGGCAGTCGTACCAATGAAGCTGGAGCTCTTCAAGTAGAACGAGAACTGAGAAATATTGGTGTCACAAATATTATTCGGACACAGATCCCCTATGGTTCCATACATCTAGACGGTTATATGAACATGGCAGATAAAAATAAACTGGTGATTTTCCCTTGGCATACCACCTACGATTGTATGAATCAATTGCTCGACCTTGGGATTGAATTAATCGAGCTACCTTATATTGACGAACTTAAGC from Neobacillus sp. FSL H8-0543 includes:
- a CDS encoding arginine deiminase family protein, translating into MSLVKIQGERWFPSEATFSSELPSLWGNWYCDSEIGKLRAVLLRRPGGEIETVTKENFSSFRWKAPMNVERARAEHDRLADIYRAHGVAVHYVEETRMDRPNSLFMRDQVFMTPEGAIICRLGIAARRGEERFAAKALGEIGVPIIKTINGDGIFDGACAMWVDRETVLIGTGVRANKNGVAQVEAELRNLGVKYIVPFEIPYGHAHLDGLINIADRKIAALFPWQVPYDVVKVLLERDFTIIEATNTEEIKNNACINFVALEPGKVVMPANCPEMKGKLEDSGVTVVEVDVTEILKGWGAIHCMTAFLHRDPVGTI
- a CDS encoding transporter substrate-binding domain-containing protein encodes the protein MMKKLITIFLIAIALIVAGCSKNTSTEEKVPSTLDNVLKKKTLVVGTAPGYFPFEMKDSKGEFIGYDMDTARAIGEALKVKVEFKQFGFDGLIPALGTGEIDIILAGMTIRGDRALAVSFANPYFATGQVLMVPKGDTATKSWEDLDQPGKKIAVSLGTTGALLAKQIFKNAEIADFEDFPAASMALVQGQADGVIYDEPGVRSYEGMNPDNVRGVYDLISKENLGIAVRKNDLETVQWLNSFLDSYKGSPAELESFSKWFENVDWMDEVEAE
- a CDS encoding amino acid ABC transporter permease, whose product is MQYQTDWSVIPNNLPLFLEGMWLTLEISALALLFSIPIGILIGLLRISRNKLVSFLATAYVEIMRGVPLLVLLFWIFFVLSNFLRLGPYWSAILGLATFSGAFIAEIVRAGIQSVPKGQMEAARSSGMTSAQAMRLIILPQAFRKVLPPMASQFIILIKDSSLVSVISVIDLTLISKNLVATSFRSLEVWTFVALLYFIMTFTLSQIIRYFEKKYQVTE
- a CDS encoding amino acid ABC transporter ATP-binding protein, with translation MISIKNVQKSFGDHKVLQDINLEIKQSQIFALIGPSGAGKSTLIRAINALEPINDGEIVVDGIPIHNKKTNINAARTEIGFVFQSFNLYPFLTALQNVTIAPINVKKMSKVEAEKKGQELLTMLGLEAKMDAYPNQLSGGQQQRVAIARALAMDPKVMLFDEPTSALDPEMIKEVLDAIRKLASTGMTMIVVTHEMGFAREMCDQIVFMAEGKIVEVSPPELFFTNPSTDRAQEFLSKVLNH
- a CDS encoding arginine deiminase family protein encodes the protein MEVKVQGERWFPAETSFSDELKDLWGNWYCDSEVGRLRSVLMHRPGIEIEDITVENFADFRFRAPMNPVRARRQQDALADIYRAHGVQVHYVEGQREDKPNAMFMRDLLFMTPEGAIVCRPAITARRGEEKAVARTLSSLGVPIIKTINGDGFFEGASAMWINRETVVIGTGSRTNEAGALQVERELRNIGVTNIIRTQIPYGSIHLDGYMNMADKNKLVIFPWHTTYDCMNQLLDLGIELIELPYIDELKQGMSLNFVALAPGKIVMPTGNEQTKNLFVQNRIEVIEVEMDEIINGWGAIHCMTAFLNRDPI